In Paralichthys olivaceus isolate ysfri-2021 chromosome 13, ASM2471397v2, whole genome shotgun sequence, the following are encoded in one genomic region:
- the LOC109633559 gene encoding ataxin-1-like, whose amino-acid sequence MKSNQERSNGCLPPKKREILALEQRPVVVATATPPAAVVADSPHTENLAWLASVASERCKSRDAESPRCLISSSSPSTSAASSATPLSAVPLASLPAVYSTALPQQAGTIQFAQLGPNVQFISSGPYAGYISSHIISTNSSSVPNSSTIVGQRPHLDGYTTTLVSPNTKGEQHFQIGLSPTELTPVSHHSSPQVTSQYIHLDSRTPLTVSGNAVTSPHLQLHPHTAVLPQTLTLTPSQLVVQYADGSTGKKPEGHAKGLLNGEMEVVKQAKAPSHPTNHQQVQSYEARHILLPADYGQNPTGLQTSLVLVAQPNHGDEHEAGSNKISIVQTEKGGICLGKPVSRSSSFTSFSSSEVVKSVTPHTVIQTTLPSEELPASLYSSTQPPIIGYITSANQHAVSYHAALPQHLVIPSGQSLFIPVSGTNNGIEMEVNRTVSALTATTTPQISTAMPHAYLATALSRCEALGPDGNQPPPPATHAPVLPVLPSNPAPAVLAAPSPTPAPAPVPTSAPVSVQAPPSISSSSSSPVALPPFFMRGSIIQLADGELKRVEDLKTEDFIQSAEISSELKIDSSTVERIDSGQSPNAVVIQFSVGELKAQVCVEVLVEYPFFVFGQGWSSCCPDRTTQLFELSCAKLCVGDVCVSLTLRSLRNGSGTDGQALAAKLKTSHLSDFCHSVDATVRNSFSPNAGGNSGLLMKASSGERLERKQVAGPGLELPPGMGLVPGSADGMYGAGQVLTVSGTGEVRQESVKTDMPSLTKQCDIERPAIRKRRWSAPERDQTERAEDEPPLTLPKPSFVPQEVKISIEGHSSTGSERFLSRRVDC is encoded by the exons ATGAAGTCTAACCAAGAGCGGAGTAATGGATGCCTGCCTCCTAAGAAGCGTGAGATCCTGGCTCTGGAGCAGAGGCCGGTGGTCGTAGCCACTGCTACACccccagcagcagtggtggcTGATAGTCCCCACACGGAGAACTTAGCGTGGTTGGCAAGTGTAGCCAGTGAACGCTGCAAATCTCGGGACGCAGAGAGCCCAAGATGTCTCATCTCCTCGTCTTCTCCTTCCACATCTGCAGCTTCCTCGGCCACACCTCTGTCTGCAGTGCCCCTGGCGTCTCTGCCTGCGGTTTACTCCACAGCCCTCCCCCAGCAGGCTGGGACTATCCAGTTTGCTCAGCTGGGACCCAACGTTCAGTTCATCAGCTCCGGGCCTTATGCCGGCTACATCTCCTCTCACATCATCTCCACAAATTCTAGCTCTGTGCCTAACAGCTCCACCATAGTAGGACAGCGTCCGCACTTGGATGGTTACACCACTACCCTCGTCTCCCCCAACACCAAAGGGGAGCAGCACTTTCAAATAGGCCTCTCCCCCACAGAATTGACACCCGTGTCGCACCACAGCTCTCCCCAAGTCACCAGCCAGTACATCCATCTGGACAGCAGAACACCTCTGACCGTCAGCGGAAACGCCGTCACTTCACCCCACCTCCAGCTCCATCCTCACACAGCCGTCCTCCCACAAACACTTACCCTCACTCCCTCTCAGTTGGTGGTTCAGTATGCAGATGGCTCCACTGGAAAGAAGCCAGAGGGGCATGCTAAGGGTCTACTGAATGGGGAAATGGAGGTGGTCAAGCAGGCAAAAGCTCCCAGTCATCCAACAAACCATCAGCAGGTCCAGAGCTATGAGGCCAGACATATCCTTCTGCCTGCAGACTATGGCCAAAACCCCACAGGACTCCAGACTTCCTTGGTGCTGGTGGCTCAGCCCAACCACGGAGATGAACATGAAGCTGGCTCAAATAAGATCTCCATAGTCCAGACTGAGAAAGGAGGCATCTGCTTGGGGAAACCAGTGTCCAGATCCTCctctttcacctccttctcttcctcagaGGTGGTGAAGTCTGTTACTCCTCACACAGTCATCCAGACCACTCTACCCTCCGAGGAGCTGCCAGCCAGCCTCTATTCCTCTACACAGCCACCCATCATTGGTTATATCACCAGTGCAAACCAGCATGCTGTCAGCTACCATGCGGCGCTGCCCCAGCACCTGGTGATCCCGAGTGGCCAGTCCCTCTTCATCCCGGTCAGCGGCACCAATAACGGCATAGAAATGGAGGTCAACCGTACTGTCAGTGCCCTGACTGCTACAACTACCCCTCAAATATCCACCGCCATGCCGCATGCATATCTAGCCACAGCCTTGTCCAGGTGTGAGGCACTTGGGCCAGATGGAAATCAACCACCCCCTCCTGCCACACATGCTCCAGTGCTGCCAGTCCTGCCCTCAAACCCGGCACCTGCAGTGTTGGCAGCTCCCTCCCCGACTCCTGCTCCCGCCCCTGTCCCAACCTCAGCCCCAGTTTCCGTCCAAGCCCCCccctccatttcctcctcctcctcttcgccTGTGGCGCTCCCTCCATTCTTCATGCGAGGCTCCATCATCCAGCTGGCTGATGGGGAGCTGAAGCGCGTGGAGGATCTTAAGACAGAGGACTTCATCCAGAGTGCTGAGATTAGCAGCGAGCTGAAGATCGACTCCAGCACTGTTGAGCGCATTGACAGTGGGCAAAGCCCCAATGCTGTGGTCATACAGTTTTCTGTGGGCGAGCTCAAAGCTCAG gtgtgtgtggaggtgctGGTGGAGTACCCCTTCTTCGTGTTCGGTCAGGGCTGGTCGTCCTGCTGCCCCGACCGGACCACCCAGCTATTTGAGCTGTCCTGCGCTAAGCTGTGTGTGGGCGATGTGTGCGTGTCGCTGACCCTCCGCAGCTTGAGGAATGGTTCGGGGACAGACGGTCAGGCTTTGGCGGCCAAGCTGAAGACGAGTCACCTCTCTGACTTCTGCCACAGTGTGGATGCCACTGTCAGAAACAGTTTCAGCCCAAATGCAGGCGGTAACAGCGGCCTCCTAATGAAGGCGTCCAGTGGAGAGAGGCTGGAGAGGAAACAGGTAGCTGGACCAGGACTAGAGCTACCACCGGGAATGGGACTAGTTCCAGGGTCAGCAGACGGGATGTACGGAGCTGGACAGGTGCTGACAGTCTCAGGGACTGGAGAAGTAAGACAGGAATCAGTGAAAACAGACATGCCTTCTCTTACCAAACAGTGTGATATAGAGAGACCCGCCATCCGCAAGAGACGCTGGTCGGCTCCTGAGAGAGACCAGACTGAGAGAGCCGAGGACGAGCCTCCTCTGACTCTGCCCAAACCCTCTTTCGTCCCTCAGGAGGTTAAAATCAGCATAGAGGGCCACTCCAGCACCGGGAGCGAACGCTTCTTGAGCAGAAGAGTAGACTGTTAA